The proteins below are encoded in one region of Acidithiobacillus ferrooxidans ATCC 23270:
- a CDS encoding META domain-containing protein produces MLKRQPSHSPAPEGRSPGSLLARCVLLFALALAGTGLTQAATLEGTATYRERMMLPPSAVFEATLQDVSKTGAAPKTLGRAILDPAGQPPFRFAIDYDAAAIQPDGHYVVNAMVSVPGRMLFVALARHLEFTGTTAPVQLLLVRAQSNRFSIFAKQLPASYEREVPGADSLVRWHLDLLPGGQYQLRTTYVDKPTLKPIDRIGRWQYDSALGVLKLFQSDRSTLLFDVEDAGGLLRPLDARGKLATSPYNVPLRRLPRLALVEPELKLTGMFSYMADAASITLCEDGRRMPVAMEGDFKALERAYVDAPHKSGQALYVRLDGRIASRPSAEESQPPRATLVVEKFTDIQPGLSCGMVATHIALRGTYWKLVQLNGQAISLPGAVRKQEPHLVFSAKGDRVSGAGGCNAVTGSFKVDGDKLHLRQMVSTLRACLTGMEYEREFLQTLGKVERYRIVGGHLDLLDEKGAVIARFEAVALR; encoded by the coding sequence ATGTTGAAGCGACAACCATCACATTCACCCGCGCCCGAAGGGCGTTCGCCGGGGAGCCTGTTGGCACGGTGCGTGCTGCTGTTCGCATTGGCGCTGGCCGGCACCGGGCTGACGCAGGCGGCGACACTGGAGGGGACCGCGACCTACCGCGAACGCATGATGCTGCCGCCGAGCGCGGTATTCGAGGCGACGCTGCAGGATGTGTCGAAGACGGGCGCGGCACCGAAGACGCTGGGCCGCGCGATCCTCGATCCCGCCGGGCAACCGCCATTTCGTTTCGCCATTGACTACGACGCTGCGGCCATCCAGCCCGACGGGCACTATGTCGTGAACGCCATGGTGAGTGTGCCCGGTCGGATGCTGTTCGTTGCGCTGGCGCGCCATCTGGAGTTCACCGGCACGACTGCGCCGGTGCAACTGCTGCTGGTGCGCGCGCAGAGCAATCGTTTCTCGATATTCGCCAAGCAGTTGCCCGCGTCCTATGAGCGAGAGGTGCCGGGGGCGGACAGCCTGGTCCGCTGGCATCTCGATCTGCTTCCGGGCGGGCAGTACCAGTTGCGCACCACCTACGTGGACAAACCGACGCTCAAGCCGATCGATCGCATCGGCCGCTGGCAGTATGACAGCGCACTCGGGGTGCTCAAGCTGTTCCAGAGCGACAGGTCCACACTGCTGTTCGATGTGGAAGACGCGGGCGGCCTGCTGCGGCCGCTCGATGCGCGGGGCAAGCTCGCCACATCGCCTTACAACGTGCCGCTGCGGCGCTTGCCCCGACTGGCGCTCGTCGAGCCGGAGCTGAAACTGACCGGCATGTTCTCCTACATGGCCGATGCCGCTTCGATCACCCTGTGCGAAGACGGTCGGCGGATGCCGGTGGCGATGGAGGGAGACTTCAAAGCGCTGGAACGGGCGTATGTCGACGCGCCTCACAAGTCCGGGCAGGCCTTGTATGTGCGCCTGGATGGCCGGATCGCCTCGCGTCCTTCGGCGGAGGAAAGCCAGCCGCCGCGTGCCACCCTGGTCGTCGAGAAGTTCACCGACATCCAGCCCGGCCTGAGCTGCGGCATGGTGGCGACCCACATCGCGCTGCGCGGCACCTACTGGAAACTGGTGCAGCTCAATGGGCAGGCGATCAGCCTCCCGGGCGCCGTCAGGAAGCAGGAACCGCATCTGGTGTTTTCCGCGAAAGGCGACCGCGTGTCCGGCGCCGGCGGCTGCAACGCCGTGACCGGCAGTTTCAAGGTCGACGGCGACAAGCTGCATCTGCGCCAGATGGTCAGTACGCTGCGCGCCTGCCTGACCGGCATGGAATACGAACGCGAGTTCCTGCAAACGCTGGGCAAGGTGGAGCGCTACCGCATCGTCGGCGGGCATCTCGACCTGCTCGACGAGAAGGGTGCCGTCATCGCGCGCTTCGAGGCGGTTGCGCTGCGGTGA
- a CDS encoding ATP-binding protein codes for MRSFWPRSTLGRTLLLLAVLLLGTQGAVYVLFHQYVLNPAAERFAEFLWQTDHALIAAGADHSAIGTLQWRSPQVMPGTPANNYFLRQSARYLARIAPGAALRVGPADAHTTWMWIRGDYHQPWLGLRVSPMEFGGRGFMFIRLGIIALCTLLGAWIIVRQINRPLARLAAEAPRIGRGDMPESLAPIGGPLEVRHLEQAITSMAKDLHRLHEERTLLLTGISHELRTPLSRLLLTLHLQDPDLLAGKAAMLVDVSEMDETIDKFLTLVRSGDEEKVIRVEVTDWVMEMAETGRERYGLEVQVEHAAEATALPPLRCRPLALERVFRNLFDNARRYGGGRLDVQIIRHPDSTEIRLRDHGPGVPERDIEAMNSGTLPRQSGHGSGIGLRICRRIMALHGGTLRFANARTGGLIAKLAFPDHGTVAPGLATSSF; via the coding sequence ATGCGGAGTTTCTGGCCGCGCAGCACTCTGGGTCGGACACTGCTCCTGCTCGCGGTTTTACTGCTGGGGACCCAGGGCGCCGTCTATGTCCTGTTTCATCAGTACGTGCTGAATCCCGCAGCCGAACGCTTCGCGGAATTTCTCTGGCAGACTGACCACGCCCTGATTGCGGCCGGCGCCGATCACAGCGCCATCGGCACCCTGCAGTGGCGATCACCCCAGGTTATGCCCGGCACCCCCGCCAACAACTATTTTTTGCGCCAAAGCGCCCGTTATCTGGCTCGGATTGCCCCCGGCGCAGCACTCCGGGTCGGCCCCGCCGATGCCCATACCACCTGGATGTGGATTCGCGGGGACTACCACCAGCCCTGGCTGGGTCTGCGCGTTTCCCCCATGGAGTTCGGCGGCCGGGGCTTCATGTTCATACGCCTAGGGATCATCGCCCTTTGCACCCTGCTCGGCGCCTGGATCATCGTTCGCCAGATCAATCGCCCCTTGGCCCGCCTGGCGGCGGAAGCGCCGCGCATCGGCCGAGGCGACATGCCGGAGTCCCTCGCACCCATTGGCGGCCCCCTGGAGGTACGCCACCTGGAACAGGCCATCACCAGCATGGCCAAGGATTTGCACCGCCTGCACGAAGAACGCACTCTGCTGCTCACCGGCATTTCCCACGAACTGCGGACGCCCCTGTCGCGTCTGCTGCTGACCCTGCATCTTCAGGACCCCGATCTGCTGGCCGGGAAAGCGGCCATGCTGGTGGACGTCAGTGAAATGGACGAGACCATCGACAAGTTTCTGACCCTGGTACGCAGCGGAGACGAGGAAAAAGTCATCCGGGTAGAGGTGACCGACTGGGTAATGGAAATGGCCGAAACGGGTCGCGAACGCTACGGTCTGGAGGTACAGGTAGAACATGCTGCCGAGGCGACCGCCTTGCCGCCCCTGCGCTGCCGCCCTTTGGCGCTGGAAAGAGTGTTCCGCAACCTGTTCGACAACGCCAGACGGTATGGTGGCGGGCGTCTGGACGTCCAGATCATCCGCCATCCGGACAGCACCGAAATCCGTCTACGCGACCACGGCCCCGGCGTACCTGAACGGGATATAGAAGCGATGAACAGCGGCACGCTGCCCCGTCAGTCCGGGCACGGTTCCGGCATCGGCCTGCGCATCTGCCGGCGCATCATGGCTTTGCACGGCGGTACGCTGCGTTTCGCCAACGCCCGAACCGGCGGGCTCATCGCGAAGCTTGCATTTCCCGACCATGGAACGGTCGCGCCGGGGCTGGCCACAAGCTCCTTTTAG
- a CDS encoding Crp/Fnr family transcriptional regulator: MHNWFQNFPLLARLDDGPEKNLLITARPITWGSGEIVFHAGAPCHQYLLVLEGQIRVQQTSATGREIVLYRIGPGESCILTTACLFSHRPYPAMGITESAVRAVSLSQSVFERLVAQSGIFREFVFNAYGNRLTDLLALVEEVVFTRLDVRLAKKLLELGGATPFIHITHQALATELGSAREVISRALKEFEIRGWIQRSSGQIQIIHPQALRQLAHSEC; encoded by the coding sequence ATGCATAACTGGTTTCAGAATTTCCCTCTCCTTGCAAGGCTTGACGACGGTCCGGAAAAAAATCTGCTGATCACTGCACGACCCATAACCTGGGGATCGGGTGAAATCGTATTTCATGCAGGCGCGCCCTGCCATCAGTACTTATTGGTGCTGGAGGGACAAATCCGAGTGCAGCAAACTTCTGCGACGGGACGAGAAATCGTATTGTACCGCATCGGACCCGGAGAATCCTGCATTCTGACGACGGCTTGCCTGTTCAGCCATCGTCCCTATCCGGCCATGGGCATCACCGAATCTGCGGTTAGAGCCGTCAGCCTTTCTCAATCTGTTTTTGAGCGTCTCGTCGCGCAATCTGGCATTTTTCGGGAGTTTGTTTTCAACGCCTACGGAAACCGTTTGACTGATTTGCTCGCACTGGTTGAAGAAGTCGTTTTTACCCGTCTCGATGTGCGGCTGGCAAAAAAACTTCTGGAGTTGGGAGGCGCCACGCCGTTCATCCACATCACTCATCAGGCATTGGCCACAGAACTCGGATCAGCCCGGGAGGTAATCAGTCGTGCTCTGAAAGAGTTTGAAATACGCGGCTGGATCCAGCGTAGTTCAGGACAGATCCAGATCATTCATCCTCAAGCGCTCCGTCAATTGGCGCATTCCGAATGTTGA
- a CDS encoding alpha/beta hydrolase: MKRFFLWFGVGFLVLIAALALAFKFSPWPSVFVFSQMFAKGDQATDAALARYVPPGIAARTGIAYGKGADETFDLYFPQGRKGALPTIVWVHGGGWIGGSTSGIANYLKILAGHGYTTVGVEYSTGFGSAYPRPVQQVNAALRYLLAHATELHVDPGRIILAGDSAGAQIAAQIALLGTDSDYAREVGITPSLKAHQIAATLLLSGAYDLDAVDYHGNYAWFLKTVLWAYSGTEKFLHDRRFRLMSITPHVTAAFPPSFISSGNGDPLEPQAVALAKKLGSLSVPVETLFFPANRQPALPHEYQFNLDSAAGREALQKMLDFLASVRAGEAAVSSTNAQ; encoded by the coding sequence ATGAAACGCTTTTTTCTCTGGTTCGGCGTCGGTTTTCTCGTTTTGATCGCGGCCCTCGCCCTTGCGTTCAAGTTCAGCCCATGGCCTTCGGTGTTCGTGTTTTCCCAGATGTTCGCCAAGGGAGATCAGGCGACCGACGCGGCGCTGGCGCGATACGTGCCGCCGGGCATCGCGGCGCGCACCGGCATTGCCTACGGCAAGGGGGCGGACGAGACCTTCGATCTCTACTTCCCGCAAGGCCGCAAAGGCGCCTTGCCGACCATCGTCTGGGTGCATGGCGGTGGCTGGATCGGTGGAAGCACAAGCGGCATCGCCAACTATCTGAAAATCCTCGCGGGCCACGGCTACACCACGGTTGGGGTCGAATACTCCACCGGCTTCGGTTCGGCCTATCCCAGGCCGGTGCAGCAGGTCAACGCTGCGCTGCGTTATCTGCTTGCGCACGCCACCGAGTTGCACGTCGACCCAGGGCGCATCATCCTCGCCGGCGATTCGGCCGGCGCGCAGATCGCCGCGCAGATCGCGCTGCTCGGCACCGACTCGGACTATGCGCGTGAGGTCGGCATCACGCCGTCGCTCAAGGCACACCAGATTGCCGCCACCCTGCTGCTCTCCGGCGCCTACGACCTGGACGCGGTGGACTACCACGGCAATTACGCCTGGTTCCTCAAGACCGTGCTCTGGGCCTATTCGGGAACGGAGAAGTTCCTGCATGACCGGCGCTTCCGGCTGATGTCCATTACGCCGCATGTCACCGCCGCCTTTCCGCCGAGTTTCATTTCCAGCGGCAACGGTGATCCGTTGGAGCCGCAGGCCGTCGCGTTGGCGAAGAAGCTCGGCAGTCTGAGTGTTCCGGTCGAGACCCTGTTCTTCCCGGCGAACCGCCAACCGGCGCTACCCCATGAGTATCAGTTCAATCTCGACAGCGCTGCCGGGCGCGAAGCGCTGCAAAAGATGCTCGATTTCCTCGCCTCGGTTCGCGCGGGCGAGGCGGCTGTTTCATCCACCAACGCGCAATGA
- a CDS encoding response regulator, producing MDTRKQILVVDDDLRLRGLVESHLQGFGFGVRGMSDGRQIESLLAEAPVDLIVLDLGLPHEDGLQICRRLRQHHDVPILMLTARGDEVDRILGLEMGADDYLAKPFHPRELVARIQAILRRVRGADRPPGMATAPFQCGPFSVDMSRQEILRDGKALSLTSAEFQTLATLIQHEGQPLTREKLMWLTRGRQLENDDRSIDMQISRLRRLLDGSPGQPRHIRTVWGHGYLFVAEP from the coding sequence ATGGATACACGGAAACAGATTCTGGTGGTGGACGACGATCTGCGCCTGCGCGGTCTGGTGGAGTCGCATCTGCAGGGCTTTGGCTTTGGGGTGCGAGGCATGAGCGATGGTCGGCAGATCGAAAGCCTGCTTGCCGAAGCGCCCGTGGATCTGATCGTCCTCGATCTGGGCCTGCCCCACGAAGACGGCCTGCAAATCTGCCGGCGCCTGCGCCAGCATCATGATGTCCCCATCCTCATGCTCACCGCGCGGGGTGATGAAGTAGACCGTATTCTGGGACTGGAGATGGGCGCCGACGACTACCTCGCCAAGCCCTTTCATCCCCGCGAACTGGTGGCCCGCATCCAGGCGATTCTGCGCCGGGTCCGCGGGGCCGACCGACCACCCGGCATGGCGACCGCCCCCTTTCAGTGTGGCCCTTTTAGCGTGGATATGAGCCGGCAGGAGATCCTGCGTGACGGGAAAGCCCTGTCCCTCACCAGTGCCGAGTTCCAGACCCTCGCAACCCTCATTCAGCATGAAGGCCAGCCCCTGACCCGCGAAAAACTCATGTGGCTGACCCGTGGCCGTCAACTCGAAAACGATGACCGCAGCATCGACATGCAGATCTCCCGCCTGCGCCGCCTGCTCGACGGCAGCCCCGGCCAACCCCGGCACATCCGCACGGTTTGGGGTCATGGTTACCTGTTCGTCGCGGAACCCTGA
- a CDS encoding NRAMP family divalent metal transporter, with amino-acid sequence MSAAPAARNIQSLAHRSRWGIFLAVLGPGLVVMLADTDVGSIITAAQSGAQWGFKLLLLQFVLMPILYIVQELTVRLGIFTGKGHGELISETFGKGWAYLSVAGLSIATTGALLTEFSGVAGVSHLYGLPRWVGVALAAATLLIVVWTGSYRRVERIALIMGLFELVFFGIAWASHPSIHEILDGLLHAPITNDHYMMLVAANIGAVIMPWMVFYQQSAVADKGLHPEHYRHARWDTAFGAIITQAIMAAVLIATAATIGRLNPNAPLNTVHQLSEAIIPYLGNTWGRIVFSLGILGAGMVAAIVASLAGAWGWGEVTGFRHSLEHHPKDAPWFYGIYTTIIAAGAAAVITIPDLVSLDIGVEVMNALLLPLVLGFLVALSIKALPAEHRLRGPYLWLVLFVVILAGGLGVYGGLNSIPGW; translated from the coding sequence ATGTCTGCTGCGCCCGCTGCCCGCAATATCCAATCCCTGGCCCATCGCTCGCGCTGGGGTATCTTCCTCGCGGTACTGGGTCCCGGCCTGGTGGTCATGCTCGCCGATACCGACGTCGGCAGCATCATCACCGCCGCCCAGAGTGGCGCACAATGGGGCTTCAAGCTGCTGCTCCTGCAATTCGTCCTCATGCCTATTCTCTACATCGTGCAGGAGCTGACGGTCCGTCTCGGCATTTTTACGGGTAAAGGACACGGTGAACTGATTAGCGAAACCTTCGGGAAAGGCTGGGCCTATCTCTCCGTCGCCGGTCTCAGTATCGCCACCACCGGCGCCTTGCTGACGGAATTTTCAGGAGTCGCGGGCGTCAGCCATCTCTATGGCTTGCCGCGCTGGGTCGGGGTTGCCCTGGCCGCAGCCACCCTGCTGATCGTCGTCTGGACCGGTTCGTATCGACGCGTCGAACGCATCGCCTTGATCATGGGCCTCTTTGAGCTGGTCTTTTTTGGTATCGCCTGGGCCAGTCATCCCAGCATCCATGAAATCCTGGATGGCCTGCTGCACGCCCCCATCACCAACGACCACTACATGATGCTGGTCGCCGCCAATATCGGTGCCGTCATCATGCCGTGGATGGTGTTCTACCAGCAGTCGGCAGTGGCTGATAAGGGTCTGCACCCCGAACATTACCGCCATGCCCGTTGGGATACCGCGTTCGGCGCGATCATTACCCAGGCGATCATGGCGGCGGTGCTGATCGCCACAGCCGCCACCATTGGCCGCCTCAACCCCAACGCACCCCTCAATACGGTGCATCAGCTCTCGGAGGCCATCATTCCCTATCTCGGCAACACCTGGGGACGGATTGTGTTTTCCCTGGGCATCCTTGGGGCAGGTATGGTGGCGGCCATCGTCGCCTCCCTCGCCGGGGCCTGGGGTTGGGGGGAAGTCACCGGCTTTCGCCACTCCCTGGAGCATCACCCCAAAGATGCGCCCTGGTTTTACGGGATCTACACCACCATCATCGCGGCTGGCGCCGCGGCAGTGATCACCATCCCCGACCTCGTCAGCCTCGACATCGGGGTCGAAGTGATGAATGCGCTGCTCCTGCCCCTGGTGCTGGGCTTTCTGGTGGCCCTGTCCATCAAGGCGCTGCCCGCCGAACACCGCTTGCGCGGCCCCTATCTCTGGCTGGTGCTGTTCGTGGTGATTCTGGCGGGGGGGTTGGGAGTTTACGGAGGATTGAACAGCATTCCGGGTTGGTAG
- a CDS encoding tetratricopeptide repeat protein has product MNIKKDLLLWLPSLLLCCAASSAYAMTHAQGEMLSAQARAGDASALRTLEKAAKSGDKTAENWLGIYYGVQKKYRKAVFWSRKAAIQGDPLAEFVMGEVYYYGNGVPKSDRTALYWYKLAVAQGYQGAQPMLTKVRQEIAAQAELRDHTQVVARTDEQPPAGTSSSTSVTPISDNKVVSTPAIKSTTPMAVTRPSSALLTAKEQNLLGYAYYSGQGKPKNYEKAVYWYRKAAAQGDASAENNLGVAYNYGNGVDKNFSRAVYWYRKAADQGNPSAQTNLGVAYYQGDGVKSSTTEALHWWTKAAKQGDARARSYLNVVKLTSRGTK; this is encoded by the coding sequence GTGAATATAAAAAAAGATTTGTTGCTGTGGTTGCCCTCTTTACTGCTTTGCTGCGCGGCCTCATCGGCCTACGCTATGACTCATGCGCAGGGAGAAATGCTCAGCGCTCAGGCTCGTGCGGGGGATGCCAGTGCATTACGCACCCTTGAAAAGGCAGCTAAAAGCGGGGACAAAACCGCCGAAAACTGGCTAGGAATTTACTACGGTGTTCAGAAAAAATATCGCAAGGCGGTATTCTGGTCGCGCAAGGCAGCCATTCAAGGTGACCCGTTGGCCGAGTTTGTCATGGGCGAGGTGTACTACTACGGTAATGGCGTCCCGAAAAGCGACCGCACTGCATTGTATTGGTATAAATTGGCAGTAGCCCAAGGCTATCAGGGTGCGCAACCCATGCTGACCAAAGTACGGCAAGAGATTGCTGCGCAGGCGGAGTTGCGCGACCACACTCAGGTCGTCGCTCGAACAGATGAACAGCCACCCGCAGGGACAAGCAGTTCTACATCTGTGACGCCGATTTCTGACAACAAGGTTGTCAGTACCCCTGCGATCAAGTCGACAACACCAATGGCAGTAACTCGTCCTTCATCCGCCCTCCTGACAGCCAAAGAACAAAACCTTCTGGGCTACGCCTACTATAGTGGCCAGGGCAAACCCAAAAATTATGAAAAGGCGGTTTATTGGTACCGCAAGGCGGCTGCCCAAGGTGATGCGAGTGCTGAGAACAATCTGGGTGTGGCCTATAACTATGGTAATGGAGTGGACAAAAATTTTTCACGCGCTGTGTACTGGTATCGAAAAGCTGCTGATCAGGGGAATCCCAGTGCCCAAACGAATCTGGGAGTTGCCTATTACCAGGGCGACGGAGTGAAAAGTAGCACCACCGAGGCTCTCCACTGGTGGACGAAAGCTGCCAAGCAGGGCGATGCGCGTGCACGTAGCTATTTGAATGTGGTAAAACTGACGTCACGGGGGACTAAGTAA
- a CDS encoding efflux RND transporter periplasmic adaptor subunit — protein MKKAFFLLGIVVVLLFGGVYGWYQWRQGRLHTRLAAAANPVVTVSATRAQNESMAGELTAVGEIVPQQGAVLSPQTGGVVQHIGFHSGATVQKGQLLLSLDPGALPGQLQAAKAEADLAQVDYQRAEKVFAIHGISTAALDKARYGASVAQARVTALQESLADTQIRAPFSGVLGLRTVNLGEYVHAGMPVVHIENLQTLYADFTVPQRDVQAVRAGGPIQLDVHDGIILRHYSAKVQAVSSHVDAQNRAVSVRALVDAPLGLKPGMFVRVVLQKEAPTARLMIPTVAVSFNTYGDFVYVLTPGPDRTLIAKEQPVTTGLQRGNQVVVRSGLKAGDLVVTAGQVKLHSGDHVRINNAVHL, from the coding sequence ATGAAGAAGGCCTTTTTCTTACTGGGTATCGTTGTCGTGCTGCTTTTTGGCGGTGTTTATGGCTGGTATCAATGGCGTCAGGGTCGGTTGCACACACGCCTGGCGGCGGCGGCCAACCCGGTGGTCACCGTTTCTGCCACGCGCGCGCAAAACGAGTCGATGGCGGGTGAGTTGACCGCCGTGGGCGAGATCGTGCCGCAACAGGGAGCGGTGCTCAGTCCTCAGACCGGGGGGGTGGTGCAGCATATCGGCTTTCACTCCGGTGCCACAGTGCAAAAGGGACAACTGCTCCTGTCTCTCGACCCCGGCGCTTTGCCTGGCCAGTTGCAGGCCGCCAAGGCCGAGGCCGACCTCGCGCAGGTGGATTATCAGCGCGCCGAGAAGGTCTTTGCCATCCACGGCATCTCTACCGCTGCACTGGATAAGGCTCGCTATGGTGCCAGCGTGGCCCAGGCCCGGGTGACGGCCTTGCAGGAGTCTCTGGCGGATACGCAGATCCGTGCCCCTTTCAGCGGAGTATTGGGGTTGCGTACCGTGAACCTGGGGGAATATGTCCATGCGGGTATGCCGGTGGTGCATATCGAAAACCTGCAGACGCTCTACGCCGATTTCACGGTACCTCAGCGTGATGTGCAGGCGGTGCGGGCGGGCGGGCCGATACAACTTGACGTGCATGACGGGATTATCCTGCGCCATTACAGTGCCAAAGTGCAGGCAGTTTCCAGTCATGTGGATGCGCAAAACCGGGCAGTCAGCGTTCGCGCCCTCGTCGATGCGCCACTGGGCTTGAAACCGGGCATGTTCGTCCGCGTCGTCCTGCAAAAGGAGGCACCCACGGCACGCCTGATGATTCCTACGGTGGCAGTAAGCTTCAATACCTATGGGGACTTTGTCTATGTGCTGACCCCGGGACCGGACCGTACCCTGATCGCCAAAGAGCAGCCGGTGACCACGGGCCTGCAGCGCGGTAACCAGGTGGTGGTCCGTTCCGGCCTCAAGGCGGGCGACCTGGTAGTCACCGCGGGGCAGGTCAAACTGCACAGTGGTGACCATGTGCGCATCAATAACGCTGTGCATCTCTGA
- a CDS encoding DUF924 family protein, with amino-acid sequence MFSDVLDFWFHEIAPAQWWAADPAFDALIRSRFGALHAQAVRCELYGWRDRPEGRLAEIIVLDQFSRNMFRGDPRAFAADTLALALAQEAVARGADRALAAEQRNFVYMPYMHSESPAIHVVAEQLFKANGLADNYDYELRHKAIVDRFGRYPHRNAILGRESTDEELAFLDQPGSSF; translated from the coding sequence ATGTTCTCCGATGTCCTCGACTTCTGGTTTCACGAGATCGCGCCGGCGCAGTGGTGGGCGGCCGATCCGGCGTTCGACGCGCTGATCCGCAGCCGCTTTGGCGCGCTGCATGCGCAGGCGGTGCGCTGCGAACTGTACGGCTGGCGTGACCGGCCCGAGGGGCGGCTGGCGGAAATCATCGTGCTCGACCAGTTCTCGCGGAACATGTTCCGCGGCGATCCGCGCGCCTTTGCCGCCGACACCCTGGCTCTCGCGCTGGCGCAGGAGGCGGTGGCCCGCGGTGCCGATCGGGCGCTGGCGGCCGAACAGCGCAACTTCGTCTACATGCCCTATATGCACAGCGAATCGCCGGCGATTCACGTCGTCGCCGAGCAACTGTTCAAGGCCAACGGCCTGGCGGACAACTACGACTACGAACTGCGGCACAAGGCCATCGTCGACCGCTTCGGGCGCTACCCGCACCGCAACGCCATTCTCGGCCGCGAATCGACCGACGAGGAACTTGCCTTTCTCGACCAACCGGGGTCGAGCTTCTAA
- a CDS encoding efflux transporter outer membrane subunit → MKNARYPHGHRRQKAGRSAPGMARLGVLLGIVAAAGCAVGPQPGAPNVRAPAAYNAHPLDLHGGPQRIRWTQQESQAWWSLFHSSALNGYIRQAMEANPDIQAARAALAREQSLIAVAQGGLLPSVGAGAGISRGRAQRTGANGGASYRIPGNLYSLLLGTINVSYNPDVFGRQKDLVHAARARAAISRASLHQSEVFLAAAVSRAVINGAAARAQLDAARQIATADARLLRLLQQEYQLGYQNLQSVDQQEAITAAAQARIAPLQADVAVARHGLAALLGQSPDTDLPMPTLASLQLPSSLPTTLPSALAAQRPDIQAAAAELKVAAAQADVATADLYPQFNITADIGKAAMTGGMFFNPISTLWSLGAGIAAPIYNGGALHAQRRAALDQYKAVSDQYRGTVLDAFREVADALRALQGADTSYQHRLAAQTAAGAALRLAEARYRDGATDYATVLDAEIAYQQDTVAAISARGQRYLDSVALFVALGDGWQPEAGDARTASDAQPHSAIHQSPGAPA, encoded by the coding sequence ATGAAAAACGCCAGGTATCCGCATGGCCACAGGCGGCAGAAGGCGGGGCGATCCGCCCCGGGCATGGCCCGGCTGGGCGTCTTGCTCGGGATTGTCGCTGCGGCCGGCTGCGCGGTGGGGCCGCAGCCTGGTGCGCCCAATGTGCGGGCGCCTGCGGCCTATAACGCCCATCCCCTGGACTTGCATGGCGGGCCGCAGCGGATTCGGTGGACGCAGCAGGAATCTCAGGCCTGGTGGTCGCTCTTTCATTCGTCCGCCCTGAACGGCTACATCCGGCAGGCCATGGAGGCCAACCCGGATATACAGGCGGCGCGGGCAGCCCTGGCGCGTGAGCAGTCCTTGATCGCGGTGGCCCAGGGCGGACTGCTGCCCAGTGTCGGTGCCGGTGCCGGAATCAGTCGTGGACGGGCACAACGCACCGGCGCGAATGGCGGGGCAAGCTACCGCATTCCCGGCAACCTCTATAGCCTGCTGCTGGGCACCATAAACGTCAGCTACAACCCCGACGTGTTTGGTCGCCAGAAGGATCTGGTACATGCGGCCAGGGCCCGGGCTGCGATCAGTCGTGCCAGTCTGCATCAAAGTGAAGTCTTTCTGGCGGCGGCCGTGAGCCGGGCGGTAATCAACGGTGCTGCGGCGCGGGCTCAGCTCGACGCCGCCCGGCAGATCGCCACTGCCGATGCCCGTCTGTTGCGCCTGCTGCAGCAGGAATATCAGTTGGGTTATCAGAATCTGCAAAGTGTGGATCAACAGGAGGCCATCACCGCAGCCGCGCAGGCGCGCATTGCCCCCTTGCAGGCCGATGTGGCGGTGGCCCGCCACGGGCTGGCGGCTTTGCTGGGCCAGTCCCCCGATACGGATCTGCCCATGCCGACACTCGCCAGTCTGCAATTGCCGTCCAGCCTGCCCACCACCCTGCCTTCGGCTCTGGCCGCGCAGCGCCCGGATATCCAGGCCGCAGCGGCGGAGCTGAAGGTGGCTGCGGCGCAGGCCGATGTGGCCACCGCCGATCTGTATCCCCAGTTCAATATCACCGCCGACATCGGTAAGGCGGCCATGACCGGGGGGATGTTCTTCAACCCGATTTCGACCCTCTGGTCCCTGGGGGCGGGGATCGCGGCGCCGATTTATAACGGTGGCGCCCTCCATGCCCAACGTCGTGCGGCGCTTGACCAGTACAAAGCGGTCAGCGACCAGTATCGCGGCACCGTACTCGACGCCTTTCGTGAAGTGGCCGATGCCCTGCGTGCTTTGCAGGGCGCCGACACGTCCTATCAACATCGTCTGGCCGCACAGACTGCCGCCGGGGCCGCCCTGCGTCTGGCGGAAGCCCGCTACCGTGACGGCGCCACCGACTATGCCACGGTGCTCGATGCCGAAATCGCATATCAACAGGACACGGTCGCTGCCATCAGCGCACGTGGTCAGCGTTATCTGGACAGCGTGGCGCTCTTTGTGGCGCTGGGCGACGGCTGGCAGCCCGAAGCCGGTGATGCCCGCACGGCCAGCGACGCGCAACCCCATTCCGCCATTCACCAATCTCCGGGAGCCCCTGCATGA